One region of Fragaria vesca subsp. vesca linkage group LG4, FraVesHawaii_1.0, whole genome shotgun sequence genomic DNA includes:
- the LOC101313403 gene encoding single-stranded DNA-binding protein WHY1, chloroplastic-like, whose protein sequence is MLKLECSLSSPVAVQNPNHSVSSKARVFSTNSFGFAPNSTSFRKRRLALKCRQSEYFDQQRLTAPNPPSTAASAPQSPAGASAGPARFYVGHSIYKGKAALTVEPKAPEFTALDSGAFKMSREGFVLLQFAPAAGVRVYDWSRKQVFSLSVTEIGSIVSLGAKESCEFFHDPFKGKSEEGKVRKVLKVEPLPDGSGRFFNLSVQNKLINLDENIYIPVTRAEFAVLNSAFNYLLPYLIGWHAYVNSVKPEDMSRVNNATPRYGGDFEWSR, encoded by the exons ATGCTGAAGCTAGAGTGCTCGCTATCTTCACCGGTGGCGGTTCAAAACCCTAACCACTCCGTTTCGAGCAAAGCTAGGGTTTTCAGCACCAACAGCTTCGGATTCGCTCCCAATTCGACGTCGTTTCGGAAGAGACGACTCGCCTTGAAATGTCGTCAGTCCGAGTACTTCGACCAGCAGAGGCTCACCGCCCCAAATCCGCCGAGCACCGCTGCTTCCGCTCCTCAAAGTCCCGCCGGAG CTAGTGCAGGGCCGGCTAGGTTTTATGTGGGGCATTCGATATACAAAGGAAAGGCGGCGCTCACAGTAGAGCCGAAAGCTCCGGAGTTTACGGCTTTGGAT TCGGGAGCATTCAAAATGTCGAGGGAAGGCTTTGTGCTACTTCAGTTTGCTCCTGCAGCGGGTGTGCGTGTGTATGATTGGAGCAGAAAGCAG GTATTCTCACTATCAGTGACAGAAATTGGAAGCATAGTGAGCCTTGGTGCGAAGGAGTCCTGTGAATTTTTCCATGACCCTTTTAAGGGGAAAAG CGAGGAAGGCAAGGTCAGGAAGGTCTTGAAGGTGGAACCTCTTCCAGATGGATCTGGCCGTTTCTTTAACCTCA GTGTTCAAAACAAGCTTATCAACTTGGACGAGAACATTTACATTCCTGTTACCAGAGCAGAGTTTGCTGTTCTCAACTCAGCTTTCAAT TATCTCCTGCCATATCTTATAGGTTGGCATGCATATGTAAACTCTGTGAAGCCAGAAGACATGAGCCGTGTGAATAATGCCACTCCTAGGTATGGAGGAGACTTTGAATGGAGCCGGTAG
- the LOC101310024 gene encoding uncharacterized protein LOC101310024 — translation MSSLCSLGLAPQWRHESVSFFLLFKFKRRTLTFVPRVTSSSLNDDDDSVSAPKPKQLGYDLSEDLFGLEGNPKPRNATLGARKPRSWFGPNGQYIRELPCPSCRGRGYTPCTECGIERSRSDCSQCLGKGIMTCRQCLGDCVIWEESIDERPWEKARLISPLKVKEDDEVDNLEIKPNVKRKSKRVYQSPPPEVNLKISRSLKSLNAKTGLFSKRMKIIHRDPRLHAQRVAAIKKAKGTAAARKHTSETLKAFFSDPENRRKRSISMQGIKFYCRNCGREGHRRHYCPELKASLINRQFICGVCGEKGHNRRTCPTLNRPKTLVRRPHHCRICDQRGHNRTTCPKVIGRKSSIDVKKGFHSSGNRRTYKCTLCKENGHNSRTCPTHNKNVHSSNIGLQSEE, via the exons ATGTCGTCGTTGTGTTCGTTAGGGCTTGCGCCGCAGTGGAGGCATGAGAGCGTGAGCTTCTTTCTCTTATTCAAATTCAAGAGAAGGACTTTAACCTTCGTCCCAAGAGTTACTTCTTCCTCTTTAAACGACGACGACGACTCTGTTTCGGCGCCAAAACCAAAGCAG TTGGGTTATGATCTTTCAGAGGACCTGTTCGGGCTTGAGGGTAATCCAAAGCCAAG GAATGCTACTTTGGGTGCACGCAAACCAAGGTCCTGGTTTGGTCCAAATGGTCAGTACATCAGGGAGCTACCATGCCCGAGTTGCCGAGGGAGGGGTTATACTCCTTGTACTGAGTGTGGTATAGAAAGGTCCAGATCAGACTGTTCACAGTGCCTTGGCAAG GGCATAATGACTTGTCGACAGTGCTTGGGAGATTGTGTCATATGGGAAGAGTCAATTGATGAACGGCCATGGGAGAAAGCTCGTTTAAT TTCTCCACTCAAAGTGAAAGAAGATGATGAAGTTGATAATTTGGAAATAAAACCGAATGTCAAGAGAAAGTCAAAGCGAGTATACCAGTCACCACCTCCTGAAGTTAATCTGAAGATTAGCCGGTCTCTGAAA AGTCTGAATGCCAAAACTGGTCTATTTAGTAAGAGAATGAAGATCATCCACCGTGATCCTAGGCTTCATGCTCAAAGAGTGGCTGCAATTAAG AAAGCCAAGGGAACTGCCGCAGCTAGAAAGCATACGTCTGAAACTTTAAAAGCTTTCTTCAGTGACCCAGAAAACCGTCGCAAAAGGAGCATTTCCATGCAGG GCATAAAGTTTTACTGCAGAAACTGTGGACGGGAGGGGCATAGGAGACACTACTGTCCAGAACTGAAGGCTAGCTTGATTAATAGGCAGTTCATCTGTGGCGTCTGTGGAGAAAAGGGTCATAACAGAAGAACCTGTCCGACATTGAACCGTCCCAAAACCCTTGTTCGAAGACCTCACCACTGCAGAATATGTGATCAAAGAGGCCACAATCGAACGACATGCCCCAAAGTGATTGGACGAAAGTCCAGTATTGATGTAAAGAAAGGGTTTCACAGTTCTGGAAACCGAAGAACATACAAGTGTACGTTGTGCAAAGAAAATGGGCATAATAGTAGGACATGTCCTACTCATAACAAAAATGTACATTCCTCAAACATTGGTCTTCAATCTGAGGAATGA
- the LOC101313691 gene encoding probable disease resistance protein At5g66900-like yields the protein MSIDPVELALGAVLGTAFSVLYAGVEDLIAKNHLFRGLFKDIKSKLDTLKPLLADMTLSNKQLLYANNDELRGLEQVLKAGEELVLKCSKVSKWDLYRKYKYATKLFAWGEDLESQFKLLQVHGIRDGKRTAVGVSQISSTLEEVNQRMKENFMIQDQSAWCGVPALPEIIVGLEAPLEKLKTELLGNEGFSMLVLTAPGGCGKTTLATKFCTDQEVKDKFGENIYFVTVSKKYSLNSIVEQLYRRKGCQVPTFQNEVNAVQGLQQFLKDEGGKPLLLVLDDVWSGSDSLLHKFDCKMAKMKILVTSRSEFRAFCPPYRLEMLGCDDAMKLFHHSASLGDKSSHIPLKLARKIVERCKGFPLAITVVGRSLCAQPIEMWQDRLNQWSKGSSIFDYETDLLLSLQSSLDALDKERAIIKQCFLDLGSFPEDKRIPVNALIDIWSELYDDIHEDTSCIAALYELNNRSLANLTDNRAGKLDGEGYYDDHYVTQHDLLRELAIFHSKLESAELRERLFIDICGSNLPKWWREQKYQALKARLLSISTDGESSTLKWPDMHLPETEVLVLNLREIEKYAIPEFVEKMENLKVLVITNEDLPRCELTNPQLLSWFSNLKRMRLEGLSLSSILKNSIQVKSLRKLSLIKCETEDISSEKFSHAFPNLEEMYMDQTGILKPLFRGLCDLISLKKLTICLAHGIEVPDEIGKLVNLEELRLMSSIGPSKFPDSIRNLKKLNTLCVLDCMSLNELPECIGEMRSLRKMDTRGCDELKKLPLSILNLKQLEEVIFDEYTESAWQPLLPSLSDKNRDIHIVVAAIDPRRLEKRSAEMWFFAVERLYMRI from the exons ATGAGTATTGATCCGGTGGAGCTTGCTTTAGGTGCTGTTCTAGGAACAGCATTCAGTGTACTCTATGCTGGCGTTGAAGATCTGATTGCCAAGAACCACTTGTTCAGAGGTCTCTTCAAAGACATCAAATCCAAGCTAGACACCCTGAAGCCACTCCTCGCCGATATGACACTGTCTAACAAGCAATTGTTGTACGCAAACAACGATGAGCTTAGAGGTTTAGAACAAGTACTCAAGGCCGGTGAAGAGCTCGTTCTGAAGTGCTCAAAGGTTAGTAAGTGGGATCTCTACAGAAAGTATAAATACGCCACAAAGCTTTTTGCATGGGGAGAAGATCTTGAAAGCCAATTCAAGCTGCTGCAGGTGCACGGAATCAGGGATGGGAAGAGGACTGCGGTGGGGGTTAGCCAAATATCTAGTACTCTGGAGGAAGTGAACCAACGCATGAAAGAGAATTTTATGATACAAGACCAATCTGCTTGGTGTGGAGTACCTGCACTTCCGGAGATTATAGTTGGATTGGAAGCTCCATTGGAGAAATTGAAGACAGAGCTTCTTGGGAATGAAGGATTCTCAATGCTTGTGCTCACTGCTCCGGGTGGATGTGGGAAAACTACCTTGGCAACAAAGTTTTGCACAGATCAGGAAGTCAAAG ATAAATTCGGTGAAAATATCTACTTTGTCACTGTTTCCAAGAAGTATAGCTTAAATTCAATTGTAGAACAACTATATCGACGCAAGGGTTGTCAAGTTCCTACTTTCCAGAACGAAGTGAATGCAGTTCAAGGGCTGCAACAGTTTTTAAAGGATGAAGGAGGGAAACCCTTACTGTTGGTCTTGGATGATGTTTGGTCCGGATCAGATTCTCTTCTTCACAAATTTGATTGCAAAATGGCAAAAATGAAGATTCTGGTGACATCAAGATCTGAATTTCGAGCATTCTGTCCTCCATATCGTCTAGAAATGTTGGGTTGTGACGATGCAATGAAACTTTTTCATCATTCAGCATCCTTGGGAGATAAGAGCTCTCATATTCCACTAAAGCTTGCCAGAAAG ATAGTAGAGCGTTGCAAGGGATTTCCACTTGCCATTACAGTGGTGGGCAGATCACTTTGTGCACAACCTATAGAGATGTGGCAAGACAGACTAAATCAATGGTCTAAAGGTTCATCTATTTTTGATTATGAGACTGATTTACTTCTTTCCCTCCAAAGCAGCTTGGATGCTTTGGACAAGGAAAGGGCTATCATCAAACAATGCTTCTTGGACCTTGGTTCATTTCCTGAAGACAAAAGAATCCCTGTTAATGCCCTTATTGATATATGGTCTGAGTTATATGATGATATACATGAAGACACTTCGTGTATTGCAGCCCTCTACGAACTCAACAACCGGAGCCTGGCTAATCTTACAGACAATAG GGCGGGGAAATTGGATGGGGAAGGATATTATGATGACCACTATGTCACCCAACATGATTTGCTTAGGGAGCTGGCTATTTTTCACTCGAAGCTAGAATCGGCAGAGCTTAGAGAAAGATTGTTCATAGACATATGTGGAAGCAATCTTCCCAAATGGTGGAGGGAACAAAAGTATCAAGCTTTGAAAGCTCGCCTTCTATCTATATCAACTG ATGGAGAGTCTTCAACTTTGAAATGGCCAGACATGCATCTGCCAGAAACAGAGGTACTAGTGTTGAATTTGCGGGAGATAGAGAAGTATGCTATACCCGAATTTGTGGAGAAAATGGAGAATTTGAAGGTACTAGTAATCACAAATGAGGATTTGCCGAGATGTGAGTTGACCAATCCTCAACTATTAAGTTGGTTCTCCAATCTAAAGAGAATGAGATTAGAGGGCCTCTCATTATCATCCATATTAAAGAACTCCATACAAGTGAAGAGTCTTCGGAAGTTGTCTTTGATCAAATGCGAAACTGAAGATATCAGTTCAGAAAAGTTTTCCCATGCTTTTCCAAATCTTGAAGAGATGTACATGGACCAAACTGGTATTTTGAAGCCATTATTTCGCGGGTTATGTGATCTGATTTCCCTAAAGAAGCTCACCATCTGCCTGGCACATGGAATAGAAGTTCCTGACGAGATTGGAAAGTTGGTCAATTTAGAAGAATTGAGGTTGATGTCATCGATTGGGCCTTCAAAGTTTCCAGACTCGATCAGGAACCTCAAAAAGTTGAACACTCTTTGCGTGTTAGATTGCATGTCCTTGAATGAGTTACCTGAATGTATTGGTGAAATGAGGAGTCTAAGAAAGATGGACACGAGGGGTTGCGACGAGCTTAAGAAGCTGCCGCTATCAATACTGAATTTGAAGCAGTTAGAGGAGGTCATATTTGATGAATATACCGAAAGCGCATGGCAACCCCTGTTGCCCAGTCTCAGTGACAAAAACAGAGACATACACATTGTTGTTGCGGCCATAGATCCCAGAAGACTGGAAAAAAGAAGTGCTGAGATGTGGTTCTTCGCCGTAGAGAGATTATACATGCGAATTTAA
- the LOC101313977 gene encoding uncharacterized protein LOC101313977: MAQIGLTRVILIAGAGYTTSILARNGKLSDVLAELQALLKGSGEHEGDSDKVASQMYNRLLDEIRTARQTVVLNANAGQGSLSFLIMPAATLGAVGYAYMWWKGLKFSDLMYVTKRNMTAAVTNLTKSLDTVKEAVVNTKKHLTQRIQNLDDKVLEQNELSKTIKNDVAGVQYSLTEMDFTLSQLQCLVAGLDGKICSLEEKQDFANMGVAYLCNFVSGKKIEMPGALQKQLKLSDNGRGSRLLSYSEPNVMGLKEIAESLTSRLSTDGIVQDDITKLEEPPKNLLRSVSTKC; this comes from the exons ATGGCTCAGATAGGTCTCACCAGGGTCATCCTCATCGCCGGAGCAG GTTACACTACCTCCATCCTCGCTCGGAACGGCAAGCTCTCCGACGTGCTCGCTGAACTTCAG GCTTTGTTGAAAGGATCAGGAGAGCATGAAGGAGATTCTGATAAAGTTGCGTCGCAG ATGTATAACCGATTGCTGGATGAGATACGCACTGCACGACAAACTGTTGTTCTGAATGCCAATGCTGGCCAGG GTAGCTTGTCATTTCTTATAATGCCAGCTGCTACACTGGGGGCAGTGGGATATGCTTACATGTGGTGGAAG GGCCTTAAATTCTCGGATCTCATGTATGTGACAAAGCGTAATATGACTGCTGCTGTTACAAACCTGACCAAAAGTCTGGATACTGTAAAAGAAGCTGTTGTT AATACAAAGAAGCACCTGACGCAGAGGATCCAGAATTTGGATGATAAAGTGCTGGAACAAAATGAACTCTCAAAGACAATTAAGAATGAT GTTGCTGGGGTGCAATATTCTCTGACTGAAATGGACTTTACGTTGAGTCAGCTGCAGTGTTTGGTTGCTGGTCTG GATGGGAAGATTTGTTCTCTTGAAGAAAAGCAG GATTTCGCAAATATGGGTGTTGCTTACCTCTGCAACTTTGTTAGTGGGAAAAAAATTGAAATGCCTGGAGCTCTGCAG AAGCAACTAAAACTTTCTGATAATGGACGGGGTAGCCGATTGCTCTCATATTCAGAACCAAACGTGATG GGGCTTAAAGAAATTGCGGAATCTTTGACTTCCCGTTTGAGTACTGATGGTATCGTGCAAGATGATATTACCAAGTTAGAAGAGCCTCCAAAGAACTTGCTGAG GTCGGTGTCAACCAAGTGTTGA
- the LOC101310315 gene encoding ethylene-responsive transcription factor WRI1-like has protein sequence MDQLAASSVKSELMKSPEKRPICMIEVDALVNKCVKRRRRDTSTAVSTTVSNAVPNPQSSTTTTTTTTTTTAKRSSRFRGVSRHRWTGRYEAHLWDKGSWNPTQRKKGKQVYLGAYDEEESAARAYDLAALKYWGTSTFTNFPVSDYESEIDLMNTLTKEEYLASLRRRSSGFSRGVSKYRGVARHHHNGRWEARIGRVFGNKYLYLGTYGTQEEAAHAYDIAAIEYRGINAVTNFDLSTYIRWLRPAGPNPLVANSHEQPKPNILDSNNNNPSKEERQIPIFTPNNSFAVEDIDTARTRDIFQMQNTMPPISPSCTPKSSCNSPTALSLLLKSSIFKELVEKNLNDENEESDDEKSDIIKNLLPQTNGTENLKRILYEGIHNIPFSCASNTDALPALESPEKNMLPLRRQSLWNNGAMNMFSSADFH, from the exons ATGGATCAGCTGGCCGCTAGTAGTGTGAAATCGGAACTCATGAAGAGCCCTGAAAAGCGTCCGATTTGCATGATAGAAGTTGATGCTTTGGTTAACAAGTGTGTCAAGAGAAGAAGGAGGGATACATCTACGGCTGTTTCAACAACAGTTAGCAATGCTGTGCCTAACCCTCAATCTAGTACTACCACTACCACTACCACTACTACTACTACTGCCAAAAGAAGTTCCAGATTTCGCGGAGTCAGCAG GCATAGATGGACAGGGAGATATGAAGCTCATTTATGGGACAAAGGGTCTTGGAATCCAACACAAAGGAAGAAGGGAAAGCAAGTTTATCTGG GTGCTTATGATGAAGAAGAATCCGCAGCAAGAGCATATGATTTGGCAGCACTCAAGTACTGGGGGACATCAACTTTCACGAACTTTCCGGTGTCTGATTACGAGAGTGAAATTGATCTAATGAACACACTAACAAAAGAAGAATACTTGGCCTCTCTAAGAAG AAGAAGCAGTGGTTTCTCAAGAGGTGTATCCAAGTACAGAGGAGTTGCAAG GCACCATCACAATGGGAGATGGGAAGCAAGGATTGGGAGAGTGTTTGGAAACAAGTATCTGTACCTTGGCACATACG GCACCCAAGAAGAGGCAGCTCATGCCTATGATATTGCAGCGATAGAATACAGAGGCATAAACGCCGTGACCAACTTTGACTTGAGCACATACATAAGATGGCTCAGACCAGCAGGACCCAATCCACTTGTTGCTAATTCTCATGAACAACCAAAACCAAATATTTTAGACTCCAACAACAACAATCCAAGCAAGGAAGAGAGACAGATTCCGATCTTTACTCCGAATAACTCATTCGCAGTAGAGGACATTGACACCGCAAGAACAAGGGACATTTTCCAAATGCAGAACACTATGCCCCCCATCAGTCCTAGTTGCACCCCCAAGTCTTCATGTAATTCCCCAACTGCACTCAGCCTCCTCCTCAAATCCTCCATATTCAAAGAGCTGGTGGAGAAGAATTTGAACGATGAGAATGAAGAAAGTGACGATGAGAAGAGTGACATAATAAAGAACTTGCTCCCGCAGACAAACGGTACTGAAAATCTGAAGAGGATTTTGTATGAAGGGATTCACAACATCCCTTTTTCGTGTGCATCCAACACTGATGCATTGCCTGCTTTAGAGTCCCCGGAGAAGAACATGCTACCATTAAGGAGGCAGTCCCTTTGGAATAATGGTGCCATGAACATGTTCTCTTCTGCTGATTTTCACTGA
- the LOC101310604 gene encoding probable pectate lyase 3-like has product MVVNRSGSIFLVLLLLSSVAAIVSGQNDTVELEDEYWKQRAADAMRIANASVHPDPENVTEEFNAKVHEHIMGQNRTRRTLRGFKRYEGPCRATNPIDACWRCDPEWADNRQKLVDCSMGFGKKTTGGKGGPIYVVTDGSDDDIVNPKEGTLRYAVTRKRPLWIIFAHSMVIRLQQELMVTCDKTIDGRGANIVIAYGGGITLQYVNNVIITNIKVKDIQSLPGGMLRDAEDHVGLRTRSDGDGISLFSASNIWIDHVSMARTADGLIDCIMGSTAVTISNGHFTDHNEAMLFGAKNTHTQDKNMQITLAFNHFGQGLVQRMPRCRFGFFHVVNNDYTQWIMYAIGGNMNPTIISQGNRFIAPESHVAKEVTKREYTDESEWKNWNWRSEGDVMENGAFFVESGNPNCAKSTNIEMMPFKPGKLAPQLTSFAGALECFVGRPC; this is encoded by the exons ATGGTAGTCAATAGATCCGGTTCAATCTTTCTCGTCTTACTTTTGTTGTCGAGCGTCGCGGCAATCGTCAGCGGCCAAAATGATACTGTGGAATTAGAAGACGAGTACTGGAAACAAAGAGCAGCCGACGCCATGAGAATTGCCAATGCTTCTGTTCATCCCGATCCCGAGAACGTTACAGAGGAGTTCAATGCCAAAGTACACGA GCATATCATGGGGCAAAATAGGACGAGAAGGACCTTGAGAGGCTTCAAGAGATATGAAGGCCCCTGCAGGGCCACCAACCCAATCGACGCATGCTGGCGGTGCGACCCTGAATGGGCCGACAACCGCCAGAAACTCGTCGATTGCTCTATGGGTTTCGGAAAAAAGACTACCGGTGGCAAGGGTGGGCCGATTTACGTCGTCACTGATGGCTCAGATGACGATATCGTAAACCCTAAAGAAGGGACCCTCCGCTACGCGGTGACACGGAAACGTCCTCTCTGGATAATCTTTGCCCATAGCATGGTGATTAGGCTGCAACAGGAGCTAATGGTGACATGTGACAAGACCATCGATGGTAGAGGAGCCAACATTGTGATTGCCTATGGTGGTGGCATAACTCTCCAATATGTGAATAATGTCATCATTACCAACATTAAAGTTAAGGACATTCAGTCCTTACCAGGTGGTATGCTCAGGGACGCCGAAGACCATGTTGGTCTGAGGACCAGGAGCGATGGTGATGGCATCTCCCTCTTCAGCGCTTCCAACATCTGGATCGACCACGTTTCCATGGCGAGGACCGCCGACGGACTCATCGACTGCATCATGGGTTCTACCGCTGTGACCATCTCCAATGGCCACTTCACTGACCACAACGAG GCGATGTTGTTCGGGGCAAAAAATACCCACACCCAAGACAAGAACATGCAAATAACGCTCGCCTTCAACCACTTCGGGCAGGGATTGGTTCAGAGAATGCCAAGGTGCAGATTTGGATTCTTCCATGTTGTGAACAATGACTACACACAGTGGATAATGTATGCTATTGGTGGTAACATGAACCCTACCATCATCAGCCAGGGTAACAGGTTCATTGCTCCTGAAAGCCATGTCGCAAAAGAG GTGACCAAGAGGGAGTACACAGACGAATCGGAATGGAAGAACTGGAACTGGAGATCCGAGGGAGACGTGATGGAGAATGGAGCATTCTTCGTTGAGTCTGGCAACCCTAACTGTGCGAAATCAACGAACATAGAAATGATGCCGTTTAAGCCCGGGAAGTTGGCGCCGCAACTGACCAGCTTTGCCGGCGCTCTAGAGTGCTTTGTTGGCCGACCATGCTAG